GTTGTGGACCAGGTTCCATTTTTCGGCGGATGAGAGATTTCAGTTTTTAGGCGTAAAGACTAAAGAGTAAAGATAAAGactaaaaagagtaaaagcaCCAATctgttgggtttgggtttgggttaggcTTGGGctcgttgatgttttttttacGAGCATTTTTGGGCCTCTGGAACAATGAAAGAGAGTGTTGAGcctcttttattatatattcaaCTTTATGTTCCACCACGtcatgtgttttatttttatttgtttctttcatttttatctcTAGTTATGTTAAAAGCAAAGTCAAATGAATACATAACAATTTTTGATTGATGGGATCACTGGCCGaaccaaaattttttccaaGAAGCCAATGTAAACACAATAAAGTAGAGAGTGATATTTTCTATCAATAACAAGTTGCCACGTTGGACCACTAAAGTTCATGTGGTACATTTAAAACGGCTAATTACAAGATGCCACATGCTACTTAGTCGGTTCCACTATCATTATTCAAAGGCCAATGGCAATATTCCAAGTGTCAAAGAATAAAGATTGCGAAGAAAACTTGAGAACCAATCAAATGTTTGCATgtgttaatttaaattttaacccaaaaaaaaaaaagtgttaatttAAATGACATAAGCAGTCTAATTAAAAGCTGAaatgtgttattttaaattaaacctCTATGACTAATCAAATAATGCCATATGTCCCTTGGAGAACAAGAAATAAAGTCCCTCCATTTAAATTATGACACAGGTTATTAATGATAACCAATCACGTGTCATCACACCTCCCCAAGACTCATATAAATAGAGACCTCTCTCAATCTTATAGGGGGACATGCACACACATTCAGAAGTCTCAAAGTTCTACCGGAATTAAGTTCCAAAGCCTCCAAAAACTTCAACCTTCGAATCCTAACAACATTCGTAGAGAAATCATTCAAGTCATCTTCCTAAATCTCAAATTGCATTGGAATCAAGTCCAAAAGTGTTTAGAAACTTTAAAAGATTGCAATTTAGTGAAGAtctacggattcaagcctccaaaacCTCGAAGAACTTCCACTACAATCTTCGAAGAcaaagaacacacgaagaaaaTTCAAAGAACACACGAAAAATGCGAAGAATGAAGGATTCCTAACAAACACATTGTTAgggattcattgtaattctattTCAAAGATCTTTTGATCCCTTTCTCAATCAAATTGGGAAGCATCTAGTGTTTGAATCAAGTTTATGCTTGAATCAAAGATTTTTTTCAAGGAGATCAAATCAGAGGAGTATTCTTTTGTAACAAGATTCAATTTTAGAGAATTGTACTTACtcattcatcaatacaaatttacacTTGCAAAACATTgtcaattgtttaattttcaaacCTAAGATTTTGTGTTCACAGTTCttatgtatgaaaaaaaaaatgagtaaaaaaaacttttatttcacaaattaacttttaattttaaaagttgtGTCCTACGCTCTTTCATGGCATTAATATCATTTATAACTGATTCTGAACTAAATTCTTTAGCAATTGCTTTTTCTATTGATATAGTTAAACAATCACTCAAGAATTTATTGTCCATTTTGCAAAATATGCATCAATTGTAGATTGTTCCCCTATAAATTATTCACAATATgtaaacataaatattaaattttataatcttaataactcaaattgataaaataaacaACTTTATATcagtaatttaatttaattgctcAAGTCACTACTATCAATTAAACagataattataaattacaattctcaaattacaataaatataatCTTACTAAAGTCTAAACCCACAAGGCCACAACCTACAGTACTAGaccatcttttttattttttttttggtttaatgagATCAACTTTCTGATCATCACTTTCCTACTACAAGTGAAAAAATCAGATAACCTTAAAACATCAATAAACCACATACCTTTACCCCTGAGTTGTGAAAAGTGATGCTCTACTTAAAACGTTAGCAGTATTAAAAGCTCTGTTAAATTCACTTGAAGGAAAAGATCGCCTATTGGAGGCAAGTTTAACCTTGAAGAGAAAATAAGATAGCCAAATGGATTTTCTTTAGGTTAGACTCTCTTCAGTTCTGTGACTTTTGTCCCCTCTTCTGAATAAAAATGTCGCAAATGAGAGAACCACAACTACAACAAAACTAATGAATAAATATCTCCAAGATGATGTCGTACTCAACATCTTAACGAGGCTTCCGGTCAAATAACTCATAAGATTCAGGTGCGTTTGCAAACCCTGACACTACTCAATCACCACCCTCAATTTCTTTTCCCCCCACCGTAATAACACCATAGATCATGAATTATTCATGATCATGCATATCTTATACACATGCCTATTGCTTTTACAAAGTGCAGGTGTTTTTCATATCTTTCTAATAGGAAGTATCAACAGATATTCTTGAAGTTGTGATCCAAGATATTGGTATGACAGAAATCAAAAGTCAACTGTAACATGTAAGAACAGAATCTGAAACCCCATTAACTTTAAGTGCTGCCACCAAAACTGAGGATGGAAATTCAGCGTGTAAAGGAGGCATGTCACCCTGACTGATTGTAAAGGAGGCAAGTCACCCTGAGATTACTCAATCGTGGCACCATTGGATGATCTAGCCATGTTGGAAAAAACAAGTTGTATCTGCAACAGTGCCCGATAACATTGCAATTAGGACCTATTCTAGTTAGTGAAGCTTCCTTATGAGATTGAGTTGTGATGTAGAACCCAAAATGCATATGTTGGAGCAAGAGTTAAAAGATATAGAAAAAGAACTAATAAgccttttaaaatatatatatatatatatatatatatatatatttaaaagcaaAGAGAACTAAAAAAGCtagttttatgttttcttttggttactcccaaaaaaaattgaagaaaaagaaatcaaacagTAATGAATTGCATTATTTATAAGCTAAACTACTTTGCTGAGGTTTGCACTAGGATATGCTAAACTCCTCGCTTGTTATTGTCATCTTCTTGGattgcattatttatttaaagttcATTTTGAAGTATTAAGCAATTCAAAAGGCATGCTTGAAAGCTTGCTAAGCCATCTTGCATCTCGGAGTGGGTCAGTACTATATTTAACAGCTTAGAATTTGACTTGCTTCTTCACTTGCTTGCTCTACGGTCTCGCATTTGTCCAATGAAATTGTGTCAGGTCATTGCTGACATGGTGTCCAAGACTAGTTTCTTGTTTTTACTATGCTGATCTTAGACCTTTCAGATGTTGTTTCTAATCCAAAGTTGATATAATATTTCCTTGGGACCAAAACAAACTTAACAACACcaccaacaccccccccccccccccccctccccttcttcaacacacacacacacacacaaaaggtgATGCTAACCTCCTATGATATTGATTTTGCTTAGATATCTGAatgaaaagaggaagaaagatggGCTTATTTAATATTTCCCTTTTGATTGAGGATATTAGGTAATCACTGCACAAATATATGCTACTTATGAAGTAAAAAGCCTTTAAGCTATGGTGAGGAATGAGTATTGAAATTTTGACGGAGTATGTACCATATGCCTTGGTGCAATCAAATACAAAATGGATCCACCTAATGAAGTATATGCATGTCTAGGGGATCAACAGAGACATGTTTTAAGTAAACTTCAATTTTAGGCACCAAAATTAACCAGAAGCTACCAACATTATCTGTTTTTGGTGAAATTGTGGGTACTCCATACTCATTCTTGATGGAATGATTGAATTgtggaaaaataaattgttgGAGTGTCATAGGTGTACCTTGAATATACAACAAAGACCATTCCTAGAAGCGACCAATGCAAAAGCAGAGATTGGACAATCAGGGAGATGGTTTATTGCTCTCTCAACGTTTACACTAAGGACAATAGATGTCATTAAACAAATTTATGATTTTAGAGAAATCTAATTAAGAATTTGAAATCAATGAAAAACTTTCGTTTACAACAAATGGAAATTTGACAGCAGGAATATCCGTcaatttcaactttcaaattGGATATCAACTGCTGaaagtttgaaaaagaaaaagaaaaaagacttgtATGACATCcaattaaaagataaatttaGTTCAAAATTACTCTTTTTGAATATATTAACAAACAACTTATGTGTTATTATAGGGATGCATCAATAAACAAATTTATCATATGAATCAAAACGGGTCAAATCACATcatgccaagaaaaaaaaaaaagggcatagCTATGTGACAACCTTACAAAAAAATCTTCATAAAAATCAAAAGTTTAGAAACAGTATCCACATTACCATGAACTTTGAGCTTCAAAAAGAAGCTTCCATATTACCTTACAATACTAATGGAAGCACAAGGAATTAGCAACTAAACACACAGATTCATTCTCATTACCATTGGCAATGAGCATGTCAATTAGCCACCAAAGCATGAGGGGAAACAATTGCAGCTCCAAAATAGAAGTGCTGACAATCCATGATCACAAAGCTTTAAATCCTTTTCAAACACTATATGTTATTGCAGGGGAATGAGAAAATGCAGGACCatgaaaaataaacaagaagCTAAAATTGCATAGCAGATGTACTGCAGCCACAAACAAGATGTATATCATTTTGATCAAGGAATAAAGCACAAGACCTTCGCTGGGCCTATGCTCACCACATAAGAACTTCCACAGCCCATTTTCAACATTCTCATCATAGGGCTTcttttcttccctcttctttgctccatttttattttattttttggataaagtaagATCTCTAATCTAATAGTTTGCAACACAATCAGAGAGGCACAAAAAATGTCAGAATTAAAATGTTATATGTTCTTTCACGAAATCGCCACAAGCATGAAGGGTTGATATACATCTGAATTAAGTTCACCTACATCATATCAGTAAATTTATGCCTACGGCAAAACAAAATGATACCAAAGTAAACAACATGAGAATGGTCTAAATCATATCACACTTACCTAACAAAATGCAATGATTATCACTAATGATTTCAGTTCTTATCCAGATAGCTCGGTTGCTCCATCAAGAAACACAAGGCTTTCCTTGAACGTACTAACTATATTTGTAACATATCGTAGGATAATAAGGTCCTTCTCATGTAAAGTTTTAGGGTCTAGTGAAACAATCGCAGTGTCATTTGAAAGAATCGTAGACTCATtgcaataatatatttttatttcaccaTCTTCGGATTCTTCCTTGACTTTCTTGTCAAGTAGAAGTTCACCATGTTCAGTGCAACCATAGAAACTTATATCAACATTTTCAAACCGGATAGAAAAAAGTTTATTCCATGATTCATGTACACCGTACTCCCTCATTACCCAAATGAAGCATTGCGAATCTGGCATTTTGTCGTCATCGTTTTCGGGGTATCCATATGTTATGAAAGCCAGATTTCCCTTGAACACAAATAGACTTCGCTGGTGCAATTTATCTCCATCAGGTAGTGCCGTCTCCCCAAATTCCTCATTATCGACATCAAATGACAAAATCATCATTCGATCTAGGAATTCCCCTTCCCTTTCACTTTCAGTATGATAAGCCAACCAATGCAAAGCCCCACTAACAAAATGGGGATCTGTAAAAAAGTCGATATAGGAGACCACAACATTGGATTTCAATGAGATTTCAGCCCTTCTCCACGAGTCCGAGCTTAATGTGTAAACCTCGGCCACAACTGGAGTACACCAAAGCTTTACAACCTTGTAGTCATTTGTCTTGGACTGACAAGCAAATCCGGTAGAAACCCAATCATCTTGGCCATTAGAAAAATGTTGGCTTAGACACGAATCAGGCAATctcttaaattttctaatactgGGGTTCCACAAATATATAGAACGATTTCCATGTTGAACTAGACACACTAAACCATTGCAAGAACCGACCATTCGGGACATGTTTAAATCAAAAACAGAGGGAGTTGGATACTCAAAAAGCCAATCAAACGTGCAGTCACAACAAAGAACCTTAGAGATTATTGGAATCTTACGCGTATTATATTGAATACGCGTCTGTATGAGAAAAGTTTGATCTTGATCATCATCGTTGTTGGTGTTACTAAGGTGGGTGGATATGAAATTAGGACTAGCGATTGAGGAGCCCCAAGGTTTGCAAACGCACCTGAATCTTAGGACTGATTTGACTGGAAGCCTTGTCAGGATGTTCAGTACGACGTCGTGTGGGAGATGGTTCTTACTTTGTCGGAGGCTCCGAGGTTGTGGACGAGGATCTCTTGTTTGAGACATTTTTTCGGCGGAAGAGTTGTTTCGGTAGAATAGGGTAAAGAGTAATCTGTTGTGTTTTGCGCTTTAAGCATAtctcattctttcttttattttatttttttttattatttttactggGGTACTGCCACATTACCAGTTCTGGAGATTGGCATTTTCACTGTCCAGTGTTTACATCAGCTCTTGaccctaaaaaaataatcagctttattttcattcaattatCATTAGACATGACAAATAGTTCGATTGGGTGGGCTTGGATTttcacataaataaaataaaataaatgtcaaATGTTTagacaaaattaatcaaatcaaggAAATGAATTACacataataactttttttttttaatttttttgttaagtggGAACCTGCTATTATTAGCTTATCTGTGTTACTATTATAGTACATgtgaagggggaaaaaaataaaaaatataaaacttttcATATTCTTCCAATTTTGATAGTTTTGAGCACTGGGGTAAAAGTGTCCACCATACCGCTCAAATCGCCCACAAAATGGCATAATAGCATCTAGTGACGGACCCAAGAATTTAGGTTAGGAGGTGTAAGATTAAAGGACAAGATTGaatgtaaaaaattaatctaaaaaatataatcaatattaataacaaaaaaaataaacaactatatgtcaattaactacaaatatatatgtcatatcattaaaataaagaaaaaaaatacaatttatgattaagaataatcaaattaagagattattataaatacaaatagtttaaacatataatttgaattataaatttatggTTAAAAATAGTCAAATCAAGAGATCCATCTAAATATAAACagtttaaacatataatttggttcttcaaaaaataaataaataaataaatcatagcAAAAGTATTAAGAATATGTATACTTGTGAATATTTGAACATGTGACTTACAAACCCAACTTGAATGCTTTTAAAAGCTCCACAAAAAatctaagagcatccacagcagatgtgccaaatgccaaatatttggaacatttggcacaccaaacaccaaaaaacaccTTACAGCAGATGTTTTAAATGTtgcaaatatttggcatttgtgttcgtaccgttgcaaatttgcaacggtacggacACAAATGctaaaaccaaaataatgttttttattcggctttctctctcctctcacttctttaattgattttttctctctcttctcacatcAGATTCCAACTCCTCCCTCAACAGAGAAAGAACACACTACACATCTTCAAACAATAAGCTCCAAGGCAAGGTGGCCATTATCACCGGAGGCACAAGTGACATGGGCAAGGACACGGCTCGCGAGTTCGCTGCTCACGGCGCATGAGCCATCGTCATCGCCGACGTCCAAGACAAGAAGGGCCAAAACGCCGCCGTGTCTCTCCGTCCAAGTCTCTCTGATCTAGCTTGCCACCATCTCGCCGTGATTTGGGATTTTGGGATGGTGCTGTGGATTTGAGATTTGGGATGGTGCTGATGGGTTTGAGATTTGTGGTTGTGTCGATCTCTCTggttgtgtttttatttatttatttatttattttaagatggcgttggtggatgtgggtttgtgccgaTGGTGGCTGGCCGGTATTGTTGCTGTTGGTGGCCGTTGTTGCGGCAATGGTGGATGtgccgttgttgttgttgatggtgATGACAAGGAGGCCGATCTCtctggttgtttttttttttttttttttttttaaggtggtgTTGGTGGAAGTGGGTTTGTGCCGATGTTGTTGCTGTTGGTGGCCGTTGTTGCGGCAGTGGTGgatgtgttgttgttgttgttgatggtgATAATAGGGAtgagataatatattattttaatgtatagtaaatattattttaatatatagaattgaatgataaaacatctggTAAATggaatgttgtaaaataatgtggtaaaataataaagtaagtttttggtgtgttaaaatgacatttttttttgcaacatctgataagaatgctctaagGTCCAAAGAAAGAGACCGGtatgaaaagaaattttttctttttgatgggaGGCGTACTTTGTTTGcattatatataacttttttttccagAGTTCTATGCTAGTACTAATTTCTATGTGTAGGTGTAGCAaagttgttattttttatgttttttaatcaTACCAAGTAGGACCCACGGTTTTATATTATAGTTGTAGACTTGTAGTACGGTTTTGTCTAGTCCATTAAGTTTTTGTGTTCAGACTACTATTCAATGAATCAatgtagagatttttttttttttttctttctcaaaaaaaacatgtagagattttttttttttttaatcattactaAGTGGGACCTattggttttatatatagaattgtaGTAGGAGTAGAAGTTTACTATTACTAGGAAAGGTACTGTGAGTTCACtgaattgagatttttttttttttgccttttgtgTCAAGGGGCAAATAAGGTATTTCAggttattataatattattagtcaaaaatttgaaagttcaaaggAGACACCCTCCCCCTTCCCTCCGCCCCTGACCGCACTGCACCGCATGGTGTAATACGGTATATAGTTTTATAATTAGATAACCGCATAAACCACAAAGCACCACagccccctctctctctctctctctctctctctctctctctctctctctttatatatatatatattaaatttttaatttttaatttttaatatatatttatttattttatattaaatatatattatacatttttttttttttttttgagaatgaatacGCGTAAGCTTTATTACTCAATGGATGAAATATCCGACATAACAAAAGACATTATGTTTGGAGGAACAGACTCCATCCAGACTACAATAGGAAAAGAGAGCCTTGCTCTTTGGGCTAAGGCATGGGCAACGGAGTTgccttgtctacccatat
This genomic stretch from Quercus robur chromosome 4, dhQueRobu3.1, whole genome shotgun sequence harbors:
- the LOC126723034 gene encoding F-box/kelch-repeat protein At3g23880-like, whose product is MSQTRDPRPQPRSLRQSKNHLPHDVVLNILTRLPVKSVLRFRCVCKPWGSSIASPNFISTHLSNTNNDDDQDQTFLIQTRIQYNTRKIPIISKVLCCDCTFDWLFEYPTPSVFDLNMSRMVGSCNGLVCLVQHGNRSIYLWNPSIRKFKRLPDSCLSQHFSNGQDDWVSTGFACQSKTNDYKVVKLWCTPVVAEVYTLSSDSWRRAEISLKSNVVVSYIDFFTDPHFVSGALHWLAYHTESEREGEFLDRMMILSFDVDNEEFGETALPDGDKLHQRSLFVFKGNLAFITYGYPENDDDKMPDSQCFIWVMREYGVHESWNKLFSIRFENVDISFYGCTEHGELLLDKKVKEESEDGEIKIYYCNESTILSNDTAIVSLDPKTLHEKDLIILRYVTNIVSTFKESLVFLDGATELSG